One genomic segment of Actinopolymorpha sp. NPDC004070 includes these proteins:
- a CDS encoding class I SAM-dependent methyltransferase: MPRITTGATPSPNIWNNPATYELENSAVDPDGVLERAMSERRTWGGARVLDVGCGTGYHLPRFAAEAAGVIGVEPHRGLAEQARRRCAGLANVEVRQGSAQALPVPDASVDVVHARWAYFFGPGCEPGLAELSRVVRRGGAAFVIDNDATRSTFGGWFRAAFPAYDPEAVQRFWTVRGWERTPLDIRWRFDRRADFEAVVRIEFRPEVAERVIAEHTGVEVDYAVNLWWRTF, translated from the coding sequence GTGCCCCGCATCACCACCGGCGCCACCCCGAGCCCCAACATCTGGAACAACCCCGCGACGTACGAGCTCGAAAACTCCGCGGTCGACCCCGACGGCGTACTCGAACGCGCGATGTCCGAACGCCGTACCTGGGGCGGCGCGCGGGTCCTCGACGTGGGCTGCGGCACCGGCTACCACCTGCCACGGTTCGCCGCCGAGGCCGCGGGAGTGATCGGCGTCGAGCCGCACCGCGGCCTGGCCGAGCAGGCCCGCCGGCGCTGCGCGGGGCTGGCCAACGTCGAGGTACGGCAGGGGTCGGCGCAGGCACTGCCCGTACCGGACGCCTCCGTCGACGTGGTGCACGCGCGCTGGGCGTACTTCTTCGGGCCCGGATGCGAGCCGGGGCTGGCCGAGCTGTCCCGGGTGGTCCGGCGGGGCGGGGCGGCGTTCGTGATCGACAACGACGCCACGCGGAGTACGTTCGGCGGGTGGTTCCGGGCGGCGTTCCCGGCGTACGACCCGGAAGCGGTGCAACGCTTCTGGACCGTGCGCGGCTGGGAGCGGACGCCGCTGGACATCCGGTGGAGGTTCGACCGGCGGGCCGACTTCGAGGCGGTGGTCCGGATCGAGTTCCGGCCCGAGGTGGCCGAACGCGTGATCGCCGAACACACCGGTGTCGAGGTCGACTACGCCGTCAACCTGTGGTGGCGGACGTTCTGA
- a CDS encoding sugar phosphate isomerase/epimerase, whose amino-acid sequence MPDARIALSTASVYPESTATAFELAARLGFDGVEVMVGADPLSQDVDALRRISDYHQVPIVSIHAPTLLITQRVWGTDPWGKIDRSAEAAKALGASTVVVHPPFRWQRDYARDFVGGIARRQAESGVSLAVENMFPWKAAGQGVQAYLPGWDPRDFDYAEVTLDLSHTATAGVDAYQMAYDLGDRLTHIHLADGSGSNKDEHLVPGRGSQRCSDVLELLACRGFTGSIVLEVNTRKATGRSEREADLVEALAFARLSFAAPVVPSYAVTADGTIEAVAPQPSGGESTSGASGTSG is encoded by the coding sequence GTGCCGGACGCCCGGATCGCCCTGTCCACGGCATCGGTCTATCCGGAGTCGACGGCCACCGCGTTCGAGCTGGCCGCCCGGCTCGGGTTCGACGGGGTGGAGGTCATGGTGGGCGCCGACCCGCTGAGCCAGGACGTCGACGCGCTGCGCCGGATCAGCGACTACCACCAGGTGCCGATCGTGTCGATCCACGCGCCCACCCTGCTCATCACGCAGCGGGTCTGGGGCACCGATCCCTGGGGCAAGATCGACCGCAGTGCCGAGGCCGCCAAGGCACTGGGGGCGTCCACGGTGGTCGTGCACCCGCCGTTTCGCTGGCAGCGCGACTACGCCCGCGACTTCGTGGGCGGGATCGCCCGGCGCCAGGCCGAGTCCGGGGTCAGCCTCGCCGTGGAGAACATGTTCCCGTGGAAGGCCGCGGGCCAGGGTGTCCAGGCCTACCTGCCGGGCTGGGATCCGCGCGACTTCGACTACGCCGAGGTGACGCTCGACCTGTCCCACACCGCGACCGCCGGCGTGGACGCGTACCAGATGGCGTACGACCTCGGCGACCGCCTCACCCACATCCACCTCGCCGACGGCAGCGGCTCCAACAAGGACGAGCACCTGGTGCCCGGCCGCGGCAGCCAGCGGTGTTCGGACGTGCTCGAGCTCCTCGCCTGCCGCGGCTTCACCGGCAGCATCGTGCTGGAGGTCAACACCCGCAAGGCCACCGGACGGTCGGAGCGGGAGGCCGACCTGGTGGAGGCGCTGGCGTTCGCCCGGCTGAGCTTCGCCGCACCGGTGGTTCCGTCGTACGCCGTGACCGCCGACGGCACGATCGAGGCCGTCGCGCCGCAGCCGTCCGGCGGCGAGAGCACGTCCGGCGCGTCCGGCACCTCCGGCTGA
- a CDS encoding Ppx/GppA phosphatase family protein — protein MRLGVLDVGSNTVHLLVVDARPGARPLPAYSHKTELRLAEHLDDDGAISPGGVSALEELVGEALEIGEDKGCQSVLAFATSAVREATNGEEVLASVDASTGVHLGVLSGDQEARLTFLAVRRWFGWSSRRLLVLDIGGGSLEIATGVDEDPDAALSVPLGAGRLTRGWFTSDPPARSEVKELRKYARAEIAKYAGQVLRFGAPDHVVGTSKTFRQLARVCGAAPSAEGPYVKRTLTREVLHQWIPKLAAMRSSERAQLPGVSAGRAPQLLAGALVAEAAMDILEVEELEICPWALREGVILRHLDTMPPEDFA, from the coding sequence ATGCGGCTCGGTGTACTCGACGTGGGCTCCAACACCGTCCACCTGCTGGTGGTGGACGCGCGACCGGGCGCCCGGCCGCTGCCCGCCTACTCCCACAAGACCGAACTCCGGCTCGCCGAGCATCTCGACGACGACGGCGCGATCTCGCCCGGGGGCGTGTCCGCGCTGGAGGAGCTGGTCGGTGAGGCGCTGGAGATCGGCGAGGACAAGGGCTGCCAGTCCGTGCTCGCCTTCGCCACCTCGGCGGTCCGGGAGGCCACCAACGGCGAGGAGGTGCTGGCCTCGGTGGACGCGTCCACCGGCGTCCACCTCGGCGTCCTCAGCGGCGACCAGGAGGCCCGGCTGACGTTCCTCGCCGTACGCCGGTGGTTCGGCTGGTCCTCCCGGCGGCTGCTGGTCCTCGACATCGGCGGCGGCTCCCTGGAGATCGCCACCGGCGTGGACGAGGACCCCGACGCCGCGCTGTCGGTGCCGCTCGGCGCCGGCCGGCTGACCCGCGGCTGGTTCACCTCCGACCCGCCTGCGCGGAGCGAGGTGAAGGAGCTGCGGAAGTACGCCCGCGCGGAGATCGCGAAGTACGCCGGCCAGGTGCTGAGGTTCGGTGCGCCCGATCACGTGGTGGGTACGTCCAAGACCTTCCGGCAGCTCGCCCGCGTCTGTGGCGCGGCACCCTCCGCCGAGGGCCCCTATGTCAAGCGAACCTTGACACGGGAGGTTCTGCACCAGTGGATACCCAAGCTGGCCGCGATGCGCAGCTCCGAGCGCGCCCAGCTGCCCGGTGTCTCGGCCGGTCGCGCTCCGCAGTTGCTGGCCGGCGCCCTGGTGGCCGAGGCCGCGATGGACATCCTCGAGGTGGAGGAGCTGGAGATCTGCCCCTGGGCGCTTCGCGAGGGAGTGATCCTGCGCCACCTCGACACCATGCCGCCGGAGGACTTCGCGTGA
- a CDS encoding SAM-dependent methyltransferase, which yields MSTETSSNVSTQSAQGAPSASSAQVAQITLVPIGYVRGGRREIRDDRWDQETARIVLDADLLEPSATQGLVAFSHLEVIFHFHRSTRARSGAAHPRSNPHWPRVGILADRTQHRVNHLGVSRCELVAVNGLELTVRGLDAVDDTPVLDVKPYFEEYGPRGPVREPAWTRQLMSSYS from the coding sequence GTGAGCACCGAGACCAGTTCGAACGTGAGCACACAGAGCGCACAGGGCGCGCCGAGCGCGTCGAGCGCACAGGTCGCACAGATCACCCTCGTACCCATCGGGTACGTCCGCGGTGGTCGACGAGAGATCCGCGACGACAGGTGGGACCAGGAGACGGCGAGGATCGTTCTCGACGCCGACCTGCTGGAGCCGTCGGCGACCCAGGGCCTGGTGGCGTTCTCCCACCTCGAGGTGATCTTCCACTTCCACAGGTCGACCCGGGCCAGATCCGGTGCGGCGCACCCGCGCAGCAACCCGCACTGGCCGCGGGTCGGGATCCTCGCCGACCGTACGCAGCACCGGGTCAACCACCTCGGCGTCTCCCGGTGCGAGCTGGTCGCGGTGAACGGCCTGGAGCTGACGGTGCGTGGACTGGACGCGGTGGACGATACGCCCGTGCTGGACGTCAAGCCGTACTTCGAGGAGTACGGCCCGCGCGGCCCGGTCCGGGAGCCGGCCTGGACCCGGCAGCTGATGAGCAGCTACTCCTGA
- a CDS encoding BadF/BadG/BcrA/BcrD ATPase family protein has translation MSGPVRLAVDGGQTRLRMGLLADTDDAAATDNGGAGEPAAAPTFAEQVSVPGFQWTLGEDPVEQQCRRVEAAWEALGRPAPVDVVALGLAGGASDPDSRRRLAPLVARRLGAPRVLLTGDDVTTHLGVLAGAPGVVIAAGTGVACLAVTAGGELLNVDGLGYLFGDAGGGFSIGLAGMRAALEGYEGRGPATVLTERAERLVGSPLRLAIKRWYASPSLVADVAAFSAQVTQAAGPPDGDPVARSLCLRAGRDLGTSAATAARRAFPDAPAGSVPVSWAGGVLGAPVVFEAFAAELAASCPPAALRTPAGGSMTGAARLAAGSDVPHLAGVVTHSAVARPGPAGS, from the coding sequence GTGAGCGGGCCCGTCCGGCTGGCCGTCGACGGCGGCCAGACGAGGCTGCGAATGGGCCTGCTCGCTGATACGGACGACGCCGCTGCCACCGACAACGGTGGCGCCGGTGAACCCGCCGCGGCACCGACGTTCGCCGAGCAGGTCTCGGTTCCGGGGTTCCAGTGGACGCTGGGGGAGGACCCGGTCGAGCAGCAGTGCCGCCGGGTGGAGGCCGCCTGGGAGGCGCTGGGCCGGCCCGCACCGGTCGACGTGGTGGCCCTCGGCCTGGCCGGCGGCGCGTCGGACCCGGACAGCCGGCGCCGGCTCGCGCCGCTGGTGGCACGCCGGCTCGGTGCCCCCCGCGTGCTCCTCACCGGTGACGACGTGACCACCCATCTCGGCGTGCTCGCCGGCGCTCCCGGTGTGGTGATCGCCGCGGGCACCGGCGTGGCCTGCCTCGCGGTCACCGCCGGCGGCGAACTCCTCAACGTCGACGGGCTGGGCTACCTGTTCGGCGATGCCGGCGGCGGTTTCTCGATCGGGCTGGCCGGGATGCGCGCGGCGCTGGAGGGCTACGAGGGCCGCGGGCCGGCGACCGTGCTCACCGAGCGCGCCGAGCGCCTGGTCGGCTCGCCCCTGCGGCTGGCGATCAAGCGGTGGTACGCCTCGCCGTCACTGGTCGCCGACGTCGCGGCGTTCTCCGCGCAGGTCACCCAGGCGGCCGGGCCGCCCGACGGCGACCCGGTGGCCCGGAGCCTGTGCCTGCGGGCCGGCCGGGACCTCGGCACGAGCGCGGCCACCGCGGCTCGCCGGGCGTTCCCGGACGCACCCGCGGGAAGCGTGCCGGTGTCCTGGGCGGGTGGCGTACTCGGGGCGCCGGTCGTCTTCGAGGCGTTCGCCGCCGAACTGGCCGCGTCCTGCCCGCCGGCCGCGCTGCGGACCCCGGCGGGCGGCTCGATGACCGGCGCCGCCCGGCTGGCCGCCGGAAGTGACGTACCCCACCTGGCCGGCGTGGTGACCCACAGCGCGGTGGCACGCCCCGGCCCCGCCGGGTCATGA